The Leadbettera azotonutricia ZAS-9 genome has a window encoding:
- a CDS encoding RpiB/LacA/LacB family sugar-phosphate isomerase — protein sequence MKTVKDKHVLVGADFAGFPLKEAVVSHLKAKGWNVTDIGVKAKDEKDPEMFHRIGLKVGARIAEGEFERALIFCGTGMGIHIAASKCPHVHCGVVESVPAALRAITGNGVNVLAMGAFYVAPQMGMDIADAFLEHNLGSGYEDWENFYEFHKLAIDELEAFDYNEFKKNGFEVKKLGEVDLASPKYGVLAK from the coding sequence GTGAAAACAGTAAAAGACAAACATGTTTTGGTTGGCGCGGATTTCGCGGGATTCCCACTCAAGGAAGCGGTCGTGAGTCATCTTAAAGCCAAGGGTTGGAATGTTACCGACATCGGGGTTAAAGCAAAAGACGAAAAAGATCCCGAGATGTTTCACCGCATAGGACTAAAAGTCGGCGCCAGAATTGCCGAAGGCGAATTCGAGCGGGCCTTGATTTTCTGCGGCACCGGCATGGGTATCCATATCGCCGCAAGCAAATGCCCCCATGTGCATTGCGGGGTGGTAGAAAGCGTACCCGCAGCCCTGCGGGCAATTACAGGGAACGGTGTAAATGTCCTGGCCATGGGCGCATTTTATGTGGCCCCCCAGATGGGCATGGATATTGCCGATGCCTTTCTTGAGCACAATTTGGGCAGTGGCTATGAAGACTGGGAGAATTTTTACGAATTCCACAAACTCGCCATTGATGAACTTGAAGCCTTTGACTACAACGAATTCAAAAAGAACGGCTTTGAGGTAAAAAAGCTGGGCGAAGTGGATCTGGCTTCGCCAAAATACGGAGTGCTGGCGAAGTAA
- a CDS encoding carbohydrate ABC transporter permease, translated as MKSHIKVQQSGMEILSPFAKTVRTILSIILIIYTTLILFVVAMTLLDSFKTKTDLVTNFTGFPKVFSLDSYKAVLFDDDFLSYFRNSLILTLVGTGGCIFLSSLTAYGIARYDFKGKAFLTSYLFLGMMIPVQVSILPVFLILKNLHLLNNLLGLILVYISSISMSCLVFQKFFHTVPRALEESARLDGAGDFKIFFRIVMPVSKPVLLSMALITGVIQWNDFYMPMVLLGSRATKTLTLAIYQYVGQFAKYMSESMAAVVITLIPVIILYFLFSNQMVAGLTSGAIKE; from the coding sequence ATGAAAAGCCATATAAAGGTGCAGCAGAGTGGGATGGAGATTTTATCCCCCTTTGCCAAAACCGTTAGAACTATCCTCTCCATCATATTAATAATTTATACCACCTTAATTCTCTTTGTAGTTGCAATGACTCTCCTTGATTCCTTTAAGACAAAAACGGATTTGGTCACAAATTTTACAGGATTTCCCAAGGTGTTTTCACTTGACAGTTACAAAGCGGTACTGTTTGATGATGATTTTCTGTCTTATTTCAGAAACAGCCTGATACTTACGCTGGTAGGAACAGGGGGCTGTATTTTTCTTTCCTCGTTAACGGCCTATGGTATTGCACGCTACGATTTTAAGGGGAAGGCATTTCTTACCAGTTATTTGTTTTTAGGTATGATGATACCGGTACAGGTAAGTATTCTGCCGGTATTCTTGATTTTGAAGAATCTGCATTTGCTCAATAATCTTTTGGGGCTGATACTTGTGTATATTTCTAGTATATCCATGAGCTGCCTGGTTTTTCAAAAATTCTTCCATACCGTCCCAAGGGCTCTGGAAGAGTCGGCCCGCCTGGACGGTGCAGGGGATTTTAAGATTTTCTTCAGGATTGTCATGCCCGTATCAAAGCCGGTACTACTCTCAATGGCGTTGATCACTGGGGTAATACAGTGGAACGATTTTTATATGCCCATGGTTTTGCTCGGGAGCCGTGCGACAAAAACATTAACCCTTGCTATTTACCAGTATGTGGGGCAATTTGCGAAATATATGAGTGAATCAATGGCGGCAGTCGTGATTACCCTGATACCTGTTATAATTCTTTACTTCCTGTTCTCAAACCAAATGGTCGCGGGTCTTACTAGCGGAGCCATAAAAGAATAA